In Planococcus sp. MB-3u-03, the DNA window CATTGTCGCGACGATGACCATTGTGCCTGCAAGGAACAGGACCGCAAACGACCGGAACACATCAATCAATTCGATTTCACGATTGAAAATCTGGATCGTGTTCTTGCCTCTCGCGAAATTGATCAAAAATAGGATGGCAATCGCAAAGGTAGTCGTCCGGATACCGCCGCCTGCCGAACTTGGCGAGGCTCCGATGAACATGAGCGCACTCATGAATACATTGGTCGCGTCGCTGAATTGGGTGATATCGATGGTGACCAATCCGCCGGAGCGGGATGAGACTGAATGGAACAATGCCCCGAACAAAGTCTGATGCCATGACATCCCTTTAAACGCATTGACCGACTCCAAAATCAAGATGCCGACCGTACCGACAACCAAGAGCATGCCGAAGATGCTCGTCGTAATTTTGGTGAACAACGAGAACCGGAAATTCTTTGTCTCGTTAGACAGGAATTCCTTCAATTCGATCAATACCGGAAAACCGATCGCCCCGAGGATAATCAACAGCATATTGACGATTTGGACAAAATAGTCGTCGACATAAGGCTGCAGGGACGCTCCAGTGATATCGAATCCGCCGTTGGTCGTGGCCGTGACCGCGCCGAAAACGCCGTGCAATAAAGCTTCGCTGAAAGTATAGAAGTACTGCGTGAAATAAACGGTCAAAATAAGCGCGCCGATCGCTTCGATCAACAACAGGATCTTGACGATTTCAGTGATCAATTTAACGACGCCTGCCATGCTCGATTGGTTATGGTCGACCATGATCAATTGGCGCTCTCTCAGCCCGATCCGTTTGCCAAGCAGAATCCAGAAAAATGTCCCGATCGACATGATGCCGATGCCACCGAATTGCAGGATGACCATCAACACGATGATGCCAAACACCGATAATGTCTGCGACACATCTATGACGGTCAGGCCGGTGACGCTGACGGCGCTGACGGCAGTAAATAAAGTGTCGATATAGGTCATGCTTACCCCAGGCTGCAGGACTCCGGGAAGCCGCAGGAGCAAAAAGGAAAAAGCAATCGCCACGAAATAATACGCCACGATTGCCTGTGCAGGTGTAAGATTTCGGACACGTTGAAATGATTTGTTCATAGGCGTAAAATTCCCTTCCGCAACTGACTCTCTTCCCATTCTATGTAAAGTACAGTGAAAAGAAAAGGGCTTTTTTGTAAAGCACCATCCGCTGTAACTATTCCAATGGAAAAGAGCCTCTTTTCCTGCCTTTTTTTTAAATGCCACAGAATAAGCGCTTATTCCTCTAGTGTGCTCCGCTGAATGCGGAGCTGAAGGAATAAGCGCTATTCACGGAAAAGCATCATTGGTTCTTCTTATCTTGCTTGTCTTGCCCAACTTGCTTATCTTGCTTTTCAGCTTTCGGGTTTTTCTTTTCTTCGGCTTTGGGTGAACCCGAAGCATCCTTTTCCTTCGCAGAAGGTTTGGGCTGTACAGTTTTCAAGTCCTTCGGTTCCGCTGTTTTTGCCCCATTCGCTTTGGAAGAATTGCCGCTATTGTTGCTGTTGCTGTTGCTGTTGCTGTTGCTGTTGCTGTTGCTGTTGCTGTTGCTGTTGCTGTTAGAGTTGCTGTTGCTGTTCTTTTCTTTCGGCTTGTTATCGACTGCATTGCCTTTGCCTTTACTGTCTTTTGGCGGCTGTTCGGCTTTGTTGTTCCCGGAAGAAGGATTTTCTTTTTTCGGTTTTGGTTCAGCCTTTGAATTACCGGAGTCATTGCCTTTGCCAGCGTTCGGATTTTTCGGTTTAGCAGGTTCGGTCTTTTCTGGCTTTTTCGGTTGTTTTGGTGCTGCTGGAGCTTTTGGGGCAGTTTCTTTCGGTTTGCTGTCCGCTTTTTTTTCTGGGACAGGCTTTGCCTGAGTGTCCGACTTCTGCGTTTTTTCCGCTTTATTATTGCCTGAAGATGAAGGTTCATTTTTCGGTTTAGCCTTTGGAATAGCAGGGTCTTCCGCTTTGGAAGGAGCTTCCTGGCTATTTGGGGCTTGTTTTTCCTGTGCATCTTTATTTTGAGCAGGCTGCACATCCTTCTCTTGTTCCTGCGGCGATGTAAAGGTTCGGTCTTTTTCGATTAGCTTAGCGACAGGCACTTGCTGCTCTTTCGCC includes these proteins:
- a CDS encoding anti-sigma-I factor RsgI family protein, whose amino-acid sequence is MELDGDRSVYMLADGSFVTGRPTGGTVVGEEAYFESVKASNLRFKPFAMPLIASVAALFLLISTWMLPAEEAYGYVQVESNPGIELGVNDEWHVISLRELNEDGKQLIAKMADWENRELEVVLENVLALSVDEDTEHVTITTVLGDEETDATINVEQIALAALFAGSNINLRVHLKEANKKQWREAKEQQVPVAKLIEKDRTFTSPQEQEKDVQPAQNKDAQEKQAPNSQEAPSKAEDPAIPKAKPKNEPSSSGNNKAEKTQKSDTQAKPVPEKKADSKPKETAPKAPAAPKQPKKPEKTEPAKPKNPNAGKGNDSGNSKAEPKPKKENPSSGNNKAEQPPKDSKGKGNAVDNKPKEKNSNSNSNSNSNSNSNSNSNSNSNSNSNNSGNSSKANGAKTAEPKDLKTVQPKPSAKEKDASGSPKAEEKKNPKAEKQDKQVGQDKQDKKNQ
- a CDS encoding TrkH family potassium uptake protein: MNKSFQRVRNLTPAQAIVAYYFVAIAFSFLLLRLPGVLQPGVSMTYIDTLFTAVSAVSVTGLTVIDVSQTLSVFGIIVLMVILQFGGIGIMSIGTFFWILLGKRIGLRERQLIMVDHNQSSMAGVVKLITEIVKILLLIEAIGALILTVYFTQYFYTFSEALLHGVFGAVTATTNGGFDITGASLQPYVDDYFVQIVNMLLIILGAIGFPVLIELKEFLSNETKNFRFSLFTKITTSIFGMLLVVGTVGILILESVNAFKGMSWHQTLFGALFHSVSSRSGGLVTIDITQFSDATNVFMSALMFIGASPSSAGGGIRTTTFAIAILFLINFARGKNTIQIFNREIELIDVFRSFAVLFLAGTMVIVATMLLIITEPNASIVEILFEITSAFGTCGMSLGLTSELSSIGKVIVMVLMFIGRVGLISFLFTIGGKTDPTKFHYPKERVIIG